In one window of Primulina tabacum isolate GXHZ01 chromosome 8, ASM2559414v2, whole genome shotgun sequence DNA:
- the LOC142553787 gene encoding large ribosomal subunit protein uL30z-like, with product MAAEEAPPMALNYIPEVVLKKRKNNEEWAIRRKLQLQERVKRLKSQKFAIKKPEQFIREFRDKELDLIQMKCRGRSQRRRAPATFDSKLLFIIRIGGKNDMHSHTRKLLHSLRLRKIFNGVFVKANERLMEILQKVEPYVTYGYPNLKSVKDLIYKKGVVKVGKQRIPLTDNNIVEQELGQHNIICIEDIVAEIANVGTHFKAVTNFLRPFVLNNPDKALSGRKKRFKDGGDSGNREDFINELLAKMN from the exons ATGGCAGCTGAGGAGGCGCCGCCGATGGCTCTAAATTACATTCCGGAAGTGGTATTGAAGAAGAGGAAGAACAATGAGGAGTGGGCAATTAGAAGGAAGCTTCAGTTACAAGAGAGGGTTAAGCGGCTCAAATCGCAGAAGTTTGCTATCAAGAAGCCCGAGCAATTCATCCGTGAATTTCGTGATAAA GAGTTGGACCTCATCCAAATGAAGTGTAGGGGAAGAAGTCAAAGGAGACGGGCACCAGCTACATTTGATTCCAAGCTCTTGTTCATCATACGCATTGGGGG GAAAAATGATATGCATTCACATACTCGTAAGCTCCTGCATTCTTTGAGATTAAGAAAAATCTTCAACGGGGTGTTTGTGAAGGCAAATGAAAGACTAATGGAAATCTTACAGAAGGTGGAGCCTTATGTGACCTATGG CTATCCAAATCTCAAGAGTGTGAAGGACTTGATTTACAAAAAGGGTGTTGTAAAAGTTGGCAAGCAGAGGATTCCGTTGACGGACAATAACATAGTTGAACAG GAATTGGGTCAGCATAACATCATATGCATTGAGGATATTGTGGCAGAAATTGCTAATGTCGGCACACATTTTAAAGCAGTCACCAATTTTCTTCGTCCCTTTGTGTTGAACAATCCAGACAAAGCATTGAGCGGTAGGAAGAAACGATTTAAAGATGGAGGAGACTCTGGAAATCGTGAAGACTTTATAAACGAGTTGCTAGCAAAGATGAATTAG
- the LOC142553785 gene encoding putative CCR4-associated factor 1 homolog 7, protein MSLLPKSDSIQIRDVWADNLDEELSLIREIVDDYPYIAMDTEFPGIVLRPVGNFKNSGDYHYQTLKDNVDLLKLIQLGLTFSDDKGNLPTCGSGKYCIWQFNFREFNDNEDVFANDSIELLRQSGIDFAKNNEKGIDAKLLGELLMSSGIVLNDNVYWVTFHSGYDFGYLLKLLTCQSLPDTQAGFFTLINVYFPVLYDVKHLMKFCNSLHGGLNKLAELLEVDRVGVCHQAGSDSLLTCCTFKKLKENFFSGSMEKYSGVLYGLGVENG, encoded by the coding sequence ATGTCGCTTTTGCCCAAAAGCGATTCGATTCAAATCAGGGACGTTTGGGCTGACAATTTGGATGAAGAATTGTCATTGATTCGTGAAATTGTCGATGATTATCCTTATATTGCCATGGACACCGAGTTCCCGGGGATTGTTCTTCGTCCCGTGGGAAACTTCAAGAACTCAGGTGACTACCATTACCAGACGTTGAAAGACAACGTGGATCTGTTGAAGCTAATCCAGCTAGGTCTAACATTTTCGGATGACAAAGGAAATCTGCCGACATGTGGTAGCGGCAAGTATTGCATTTGGCAATTCAATTTCCGTGAATTCAATGACAATGAGGATGTCTTTGCAAATGATTCAATCGAGTTGTTGCGACAAAGTGGTATTGACTTTGCAAAGAATAACGAAAAGGGTATAGATGCCAAGCTTTTGGGGGAGCTTTTAATGTCTTCTGGTATAGTTTTGAACGACAATGTGTATTGGGTGACGTTTCACAGTGGGTATGATTTTGGGTACTTGCTCAAGCTCTTGACATGTCAAAGCTTGCCCGATACGCAGGCTGGGTTCTTTACCTTGATCAATGTGTATTTTCCCGTGCTTTACGATGTCAAACATTTGATGAAATTTTGCAACAGTTTGCATGGTGGTTTGAATAAGTTGGCGGAGTTGTTGGAGGTGGACAGAGTTGGGGTCTGTCATCAGGCAGGTTCGGATAGCTTGCTTACTTGTTGtacattcaagaagttgaaagaGAACTTCTTCAGCGGCTCGATGGAGAAGTATTCGGGTGTGTTGTATGGTTTAGGTGTTGAGAATGGATAG